The following are encoded in a window of Amblyraja radiata isolate CabotCenter1 chromosome 7, sAmbRad1.1.pri, whole genome shotgun sequence genomic DNA:
- the en1 gene encoding homeobox protein engrailed-1, with protein MEEQKDQNIRVESREPSEADRVSISPPFQSPQIQPHPAAQQPHRNTNFFIDNILRPDFGCKKERDRAQTSGRENVNPLTRPSNASSLSPDSDCSDSSSQPSKQSQPKQNEGNGTNSTKYAENTGSALMLVGANAEPISNSDGNKSASSAALMWPAWVYCTRYSDRPSSGPRTRKLKKKKSEKEDKRPRTAFTAEQLQRLKAEFQTNRYITEQRRQTLAQELNLNESQIKIWFQNKRAKIKKATGLKNGLALHLMAQGLYNHSTTTVQGEKEESD; from the exons ATGGAAGAGCAGAAAGATCAAAACATCCGCGTGGAGAGTAGAGAGCCGAGCGAGGCGGATCGCGTTTCTATCTCTCCTCCTTTCCAGTCGCCCCAAATACAGCCCCATCCAGCGGCGCAGCAGCCGCACAGAAACACTAACTTTTTTATTGATAATATTTTGAGGCCGGACTTTGGGTGCAAGAAGGAGAGAGATCGGGCGCAGACGTCTGGGAGAGAAAACGTCAACCCGCTCACAAGGCCGTCAAATGCATCAAGTCTCAGTCCGGATTCAGATTGTAGTGACAGTTCCTCGCAGCCATCTAAGCAGTCTCAACCAAAGCAAAACGAAGGCAATGGAACTAATTCGACAAAGTATGCAGAAAACACTGGCTCGGCGCTTATGCTTGTGGGGGCTAATGCAGAACCTATATCCAACAGTGATGGAAACAAATCGGCATCATCAGCGGCTTTAATGTGGCCTGCCTGGGTTTATTGCACTAGATATTCAGACAGACCGTCCTCTG GTCCCAGGACTAGAAaactgaagaagaagaagagtgagAAAGAAGACAAGCGGCCACGGACTGCGTTCACGGCCGAGCAGCTGCAAAGACTCAAAGCAGAGTTCCAGACCAATCGTTACATCACCGAGCAGAGGCGGCAAACTTTAGCACAAGAACTAAATCTGAACGAATCCCAGATCAAAATCTGGTTCCAGAACAAGAGGGCCAAGATCAAGAAAGCCACTGGCCTGAAGAATGGCTTGGCTCTTCATCTAATGGCCCAGGGACTTTATAATCATTCCACAACAACAGTTCAAGGCGAAAAGGAGGAGAGTGACTGA